Proteins encoded by one window of Vitis vinifera cultivar Pinot Noir 40024 chromosome 10, ASM3070453v1:
- the LOC100854809 gene encoding (3S,6E)-nerolidol synthase 1, chloroplastic-like (The RefSeq protein has 7 substitutions, 1 non-frameshifting indel compared to this genomic sequence), whose protein sequence is MSSAHTWSIAKDQNLVSIPSEKDNHPSTEYPSLTNEFYMEHAQKLEEVRSVLKEVGEDTLEALLMIDAIQRLGIDYHFHGEIEVVLQRLHTKFNTLSDCHNNLYELALGFRLLRQEGYHVSADVFNNLKDTEGKLQEKLSEDIKGLMGLYEASQLCIKGEDILEEIGNFSSQLLNTWNTHNDHSQARIVRNTLGHPHHKSLARFMAKSFLSDFQGTDGWINVFRELAKMDFNIVKSIHQKEMLQVSKWWKDLGLAKELKFARNQPLKWYMWPLAVLPDPSLSEQRVELTKPISLVYIIDDIFDVHGTLDDLTLFTEAVNRWEYAAVEQLPDYMKICFNALNGITNEISSKVYNDHGWNPMESLRKAWACLCNAFLVEAKWFADGHVPKADEYLKNGVISSGVHVVLVHMFFLLGHGITKRNVDIVDDFPEIISSVAKILRLWDDLGSAKDENQDGHDGSYLECYMKEKPGTSIENARCHVMHTISETWKSLNNECLAPNPFSTSFTKACLNVARMVPLMYSYDDNRCLPSLEEHMKSLVYESVSS, encoded by the exons ATGCCAACTCACACATGGAGCATTGCTAAGGATCAGAATTTGGTTTCTATCCCCTCAGAAAAGGATAATCATCCATCCACAGAATATCCCAGCCTCACT AATGAATTTTACATGGAACATGCACAAAAACTGGAGGAAGTTAGGAGCGTACTCAAGGAGGTAGGAGAAGATACATTGGAAGCTTTGCTCATGATTGATGCCATCCAACGCCTAGGCATTGACTACCATtttcatggagagattgaagtgGTACTACAGAGACTACATACGAAATTTAACACTGTGAGTGATTGCCATAACAATCTCTACGAACTAGCACTTGGCTTCCGGCTATTGAGACAAGAAGGTTACCATGTGAGTGCAG ATGTCTTTAACAATCTCAAGGACACAGAGGGAAAGCTTCAAGAAAAACTAAGCGAAGATATCAAGGGATTAATGGGTTTGTATGAAGCTTCGCAGCTATGTATAAAGGGGGAAGATATACTCGAAGAAATCGGAAACTTCAGTAGCCAGCTTCTTAATGCATGGGACACGCACAATGATCACAGTCAAGCTAGAATTGTTAGGAACACATTAGGCCATCCCCATCATAAGAGCTTGGCAAGGTTCATGGCCAAAAGCTTTCTTAGCGATTTTCAAGGCACAGATGGATGGAAAAATGTCTTTAGAGAACTAGCAAAAATGGATTTCAACGTAGTTAAATCCATACACCAGAAGGAGATGCTTCAGGTTTCCAA ATGGTGGAAAGATCTAGGTTTGGCCAAGGAGTTGAAGTTTGCAAGAAACCAACCACTGAAATGGTACATGTGGCCCTTGGCGGTCCTCCCGGATCCAAGCTTGTCGGAACAGAGGGTTGAGCTCACAAAACCCATCTCACTAGTCTACATAATAGATGACATTTTTGATGTTCATGGAACACTTGATGATCTCACTCTCTTCACAGAAGCTGTCAACAG ATGGGAATATGCGGCTGTTGAACAACTACCAGACTACATGACGATATGTTTCAATGCTCTTAATGGAATCACCAATGAAATAAGTTCCAAGGTCTACAATGATCATGGGTGGAACCCCATGGAATCTCTTCGAAAGGCA TGGGCATGTTTATGCAATGCATTTCTAGTAGAAGCAAAATGGTTTGCTGATGGACACGTGCCAAAGGCTGATGAGTACTTGAAGAATGGGGTCATTAGCTCCGGAGTACATGTGGTGCTAGTTCATATGTTTTTTCTCCTGGGTCATGGCATAACCAAGAGAAATGTAGACATTGTGGATGATTTTCCTGAGATTATATCTTCGGTCGCAAAAATTCTTCGCCTCTGGGATGACTTGGGAAGCGCCAAG GACGAGAATCAGGATGGGCACGACGGATCATACCTGGAGTGCTACATGAAAGAAAAACCAGGGACTTCCATAGAAAATGCCCGATGCCATGTTATGCATACCATTTCAGAGACATGGAAGAGCCTCAACAATGAATGCCTTGCTCCAAATCCATTTTCAACGTCTTTTACCAAGGCATGTCTCAATGTTGCAAGGATGGTTCCTTTGATGTATAGTTATGATGACAATCGGTGCCTCCCAAGCCTTGAAGAGCACATGAAGTCGCTTGTCTATGAAAGTGTTTCCTCATAA